The Cryptomeria japonica chromosome 6, Sugi_1.0, whole genome shotgun sequence genomic interval ttgagaggtataaggttatgaggtgtgggttaggataagatagggaggtaagtgatgaaggatgtaatggtgaaagagtaagttaggatatgttaggggtttggaaggtaggaaagtgaatggggggagataaaaggatgtgaaggatggaatggggttaggtaggtaaagtaaaagtaagtgtgtatgaggttaaggtttaggataggatgtaggaaagtgcaggaggttaagataggggatatgaaaggtagatggaaggtaataatgataggaagtgaggtaaaggttatgaggtgtgggttagaaaatagggtgtaggaaatggaaggaagggtcatatcactttgagagttttcaccaagatgagtagcccgagtatggacctcaaatcttacaagccatgaggatccacttgtagtagaggagcatatacttgcatcttgggagcttattaggagtttgccttgaatttgggaaatacacatagaggaaatagaatattgatcaatacacattacctagcctcatcatgcataaataaaagaggtatagactatagaaagcacatatcatgagccaaaggatcatattcgagagtgtcttcatctccaatcctctacatttttacgatccacaaatggggttgaggataagtcttggttacttatcttggacttatgctttgggttgcatctatatgtgagcaacctaaaggcataattttcaatgcaagtTTTGAGAGGACTCTttttccaccttgtggtactgggaggataaaatgcaccaactcacattggaaaccctctccagataccattttggagtgcttcaaagtgtgttctatttcaaaatatttttgacagagatgcatagatgagtttcacaatttacataataaggtttcatagtggctcaacatgagagttagtttttggagttcttgtagtttgtagattacattcaagacaagttacttgtcaattatttcattagtgTTGGAAAGcctaaaattttagttttcctacacatggccaatcaaaatgactttagggttgctatggaaaagtctcttatggaaaaggaggtacatgggaggacacaagaggcatgagagaagtttgtaaccttgatgaagggactaaagtgtccataggcatCCCCATCCtttaaaggataatttagacttagtatatgatttacaaagaaaaacccaatagtatcaatattagggacaaaggtctagagcatagtaggggccatagggtagtcacatgtgaccatcatcgacacaaggatattttaggtatgagagactatagggctatcaagctaggacttctatgactcaacaaccttttaggggagaatctagtgtttttggtagttaggatcttctaattatggtggggcctagccaacatagggttatatgagcggcacatgttatgtatatgttagtatcagacagagagtgcccacaaggttttagagtaggtggacaccatcctaggatgtcaaagtagatagttgatatgtgggtctttaccctcccaaccactcaacatataccaccatgggtctttaccctcctagacacacaaaggtcaaaggaagattcactactgcaacactcactttttgtgatagtctcaagcacttaggatagtcactccttttgtggccattcttcttcacacaacactctctaacattaattatgatgatagtgtacctccttaaaccttccaccaacacctaactcaataccaaactctttcccaatctcgctaatgtactaattaactcaactcactgtgaaattatgatggtcaatgcaaggtttaggacagtagtaattaggatcttctaattattgtggggcctagccaacatagggttatatgagacaggggtaagttcaacagtgatgtgtattagattgtcatcaaagtttcctgttagtgttactttgtattagcattaaccacttattgtcatgggaatcaactaatagacaacatagatatttatcatcaacctcattttttttcaccaaagggataaaaatttattaaacacaacgagaattacagagcaagaaagtagatacataacctaatctaatctccatttgcataacctaagaaggtagatacaactaaataatcttgaaagaattgcatatgaagggcactattagaaaagaacttatgtaccatgctagtctatgtagctactactaattattgcatagaaatagatacatgtgttagaatgtgttgaaatagtagctaggttgaataggacagaccctataaatgtaacttgtaatttgaatataccttgaagtgtgcaatatggaaggtttgtattcttaatctcctgcccatttcttaatgtaaaagataattttattaaatatctcctctattaaatatctttattaacttgatttctccttcaattcttgatgaatgcttgattgcctgttcacttggaattgaattgattttataattaagagatcacttgaattgtaggtaaaccccttcaaatgacagggtatgcttccttttatacctaatatatgtcttgaaagaattttatcctgatggatttaaattaaagtactttctcttctatctagtattggtggagtagaggttgcattgcattgtcctaggatacatatttccgtagatacaacacaagttaaatgtatcccaagtcaatgcaaagcaatctctgctccagagatcacctggaaatagagaaagaactttaatttaatgccataatgataaaaggctttcaagacagataaatggtatgcaactgtatctatttggaatgcattacccaaacagtgcaatcgatcagtcgactttgaaaagaaagtggtatgatgaaatatttaggcataaaatagatgaaatgcactccatactactattgtacaatattttggttgatgatgtttttaaaatagtaaaggaaggtgtatggaacaaccaaattcttatcattataaacaatgaatattttaagatccttttatgatgtgtaagttgagaatattttatgaaaggtccctaaatgaatacactttaaactgattttagcaatgactatcggatgtagacaaaatgaatgctttttggattagaatgttacacaaaatctactatcaaaaggtttctttggaaagtatatgattcaaaactaaggaaatgcaattatttacaagttttaaccttcttagatgcaaaatcccttatttagcctctcacaaacccttaaaagtagggtttctcatatacccctcttccaaacattataccatccaaatgatgatggattcactttTCATTTTAAATGTCTAAACAGtgtcaatcataaaatgtgcccctcgTTAAGGCAGATTTgctactgctgctccttagcaagcaatttctccactcttaaaTTCACTATTTTGGTAAGCACCCCGGTTCTCCACCCAATCTACACATCAACCTGTTAgtaatttattgtacatgttagaggAGTGTCATCTCgtgaatattaggccttttacattcatggaatgaccattctcattgtaaatcaaccaaatcaaatgccaaattgcacaaatctattagaatagtcaatgcaactagtctaaagtctAAGACAAACGGATTATCAGTGCATCTTCCCTACAAATAATatgttcaaggtctcttcaatgcattaggaatttgaatacacactcaagacaaagttaccataagccaaaacaccaaaaaatttcaagaaaacaaaaatttgctATTATTGCTTGTCCTAGTCCGTACACCAGCATTCTCTGtcgtacaaagcattacatcaaccatttgatcaaaaactcttaattgctgacacacaaggccatgaaatgatttattgaacttgcctaaactcttgtagactccctaagccataaattcctattacatctctttgttggtcctaaggtccttaccaggccctttaggacaaattacaaacttattacaattttcatcattaaaggccataatggaccttaatacatcataattgattggatcttcactcctaagaccttcaaaagtctttaatggcttcattgagtcctttggtcttccaaatgcacctgcaccaacttgaattctccttcaatgcttgattgcttgttcacttggaattgaattgattttataattaagagatcacttgaattgtaggtagaccccttcaaatgatagggtaggcttccttttatacctaatatatgtcttgaaagcattttatcttgatgacattaaattaaagtactttttcttctatctggtattggtggagcagaggttgcattgcatcgacctatgatacatatttccacagatacaacacaagttaaatgtatcccaggtcgatgcaaagcaacctctgctccagagatcaccaaaaaatagagaaagaactttaatttaatgccatcaggataaaaggctttcaagacagataaaatttgagtttgattgtcatcatttactttgccaaattcttcacacgtaactcctgaatcaatttactactcacaagaattttattaagtctcaaatataaggaaacagaaggcttcaaatagaaaaattgtacatgcaactaaatccattgactaatcagaagaacaaaattaagaaacggtttgatcatctgagagatgttgtagacttgtaactcaccagctacttagtttttgtgggtaagaattttttttgttttggttatggttgtggtgtttgtagggagacatttacaaatttatatctattttcactatttaatggtttatggatttgtaatggtaatttaatgttctttcatatttttgtatatattctttataatagcctattatattgatttgttctattatggataatggtgtgggtcagatggctttgccgttggtgcatgaaagcattgaacgagttctacttttaaaaattacatgaaacatttttaatttatttgattcagtgttatttgcaaaaaagttTATCAATCATGTTtcttttctccaagaattgtctaggatctttccatcatataatatgtaacatcgaatgactaaatattttctttacaaatgcttattttatttaattattatctgagtgtgaattaaaatttatatctgtatggaagcagaacatacaagctgaagagtcatgtgcaagcaaatttcgtaaaagaaagcaagcaggcattatcttgaatgacatggaaacaagcccatcagctgcctagaagagagcaattggagaaaagcaaaggaaagtgttaaagggtgataaatagatagagagtatgcaatacaaataaacaatgtttggagtgtgtgatgtgacgtctctaatttatgtctgaagagactaactagttttggagttcctgcgaaacctattgggccacgcttggaggaaatcaatgtgttcatgcaaggagcaccttttttctattatgagaatgatgtttttgcaccgaaggatatttggaaggcaatatccaaaaatttctatagtgtggaaccagagttggcggactcgaagtaattttcagctttcagaagaccaagaggttatgtacacaatctcccaatagaagggtgatttcaagcattacctctcccccccatgactattcaggaagcacttcctcagacaaaggactattggcctccatggggtcaaagaaaaaaattgaagcatagactctagacgatgtggtggtgtccttcgtgaagaactctacactataattgaaaattcacgagggaaactgcaagatagtgaagagaaatacattcttgaaaagtgggaagaatggatcttggtttgggtgaggccaagtcaagtggctcctctagaggttgatgagatagaaatcatattaggatttcaaaaagatcacactcgtggaacttcgtgtgtgactgatcgattgtgttatttgggtaatgcattccaaatagatacagttgcataccatttatctatcttgattaacgacttttatcctgatggcattaaattaaagttctttctcttctatctagtattggtggagaagaggttgctttgcatcgacctgacctgccacctatcgacctcttctccaccaataccagatagaagagaaagtactttaatttaattccattaggataaaaggctttaatcaagatagataaatggtaggcaactatatctatttggaatgcattacccaaacagcgcaatcgatcagtcgcacacaaagttccacaagtgtgatctttttgaaatcctaatatgatttctatctcatcaacctctagaggagccacttgacttggccccacccaaaccaagatccattattcccacttttcaagaatgcatTTCTCTTCaatatcttgcagtttccctcgtgaattttcaattatagtgcagagttcttcacgaaggacaacaccacatcgtctagagtctatgcttcaatttttttctttgatcccatggaggccaatagtcctttttttgaggaagtgcttcctgaatagtcatgggggggagaggtaatgcttgaaatcgcccttctattgggagattgtgtgcataacctcttggtcttctgaaagctgaaaattactttgagtccgccaactctggttccacactatagaaatttttggatattgacttccaaatatccttcggtgcaaaagcatcattctcataatagaaaaaggtgctccttgcatgaacacattgatttcctccaagcgtggcccaataggttttgtaggaactccaaaaccatttagtccctccgaacataaattagagacgtcacatcacacactccagacattgtttgtttgtattgcatactctctatctatttatcaccctttaacattttcctctgcttttctccaattgctctcttctaggcagctgatgagcttgtttccatgtcattcaagataatccctgcttgctttcttttacgaaatttgcttgcacatgactcttcagcttgtatgttctgcttccgtagagatataaattttaattcacgctaagataataattaaataaaataagcatttgtaaagaaaagatttagtcattcgatgttacatattatctgacagaaagatcctagatagttcttggagaaaggaaacatcattgataatgattttttgcaaataacactaaatcaaataaataataaatgttttatacaatttttaaaagtagaactcgttcaattctttcatgcaccgatggcaaagccatttgacccacatcatctctcgccatcagaattctgatgacaactaatgaaatatccgacaaggatgctgtatatctgatgtcacttccatgtcggacagtcatcgaggagaaaacatagcatccaTCGGAATTTCGATGGAAATCCCCCAAAATTTCTGGCCAGGGGTGCAAATATAGTTGCCATCGGAGGAGTTCATAACATCATCGGACGATCGATGCAAATGGCATCGTTGGGAAGCCTGACAATGAGTTTTCGATGGTAAAGTTGGTCGGAAGTCCGACGTTGTGTCGTCGCAAATCCAACAATTAGCCAtcgaaaattaggcccaaatgtactagtgacaacTCTAAACCAAATAGACCCTCTGAGATGACCCTCAAAACTAAGGTAATGGCTGGAGAAATTCTCAGTGGATGGCAATTAACTCTGGAGACATCTCAAAAAGGCAAGAAATGAAGCTCCGTTCATGGAACTTAAGGGGCTTAAATAGCCCCGAGAAGAACTATTCTCTTAAGCAATGCATAGCTACCAATAAGGTTGATATTATTCTAATCCAGGAGGTGAAAATGACCTATCAAAATTTTGCTACTCTTGTGGACAGTATATGGCTGGGTTCTGACTTCTCTTATAGTAAGGTGGAAGGTGCTTCAGGGGGAATCACTACTCTCTGGAATAAGAGCAAGCTGGATGGGCATGATGTTGGCCTTTCTCACAGCTTTCTTACTACCAGGTTCACTATGAACAACTTCTCATCGTACTTCTTCAACATTTGCACTCCTAATACTAGATATGGTCAGGCTTTGGTCTGGGAGGAAATCACTACCTTCATGACTAATAATAGGGAGACAATGTTCATGTTAGCCGGTGACTTTAACACCCCTCTTTTTCCCTTCGAGAAGTTAGGAGGTCTAACTGATTACAGTGATAGCATGCTTGACTTTGCTaacttcattagaaataatgagatatttgatcTTGACCTTCAAGGGAATCCTTTCACCTGGTCTAACAATAGAAAAGGCTCTAATTTGATTCAGGTCAGGTTGGATAGGTTTTTGATCTCTGCCAAGTGGGACCTTGGCAATAATTCCTCGCTCTTGTGTCTTCCTCACACTATCTCTGACCATTCCccaatcctcctttcttgggtTGATAAGCCGATCTTGGGTCCCATACCCTTTAGGTATGAGATTATGTGGCACTCTCACCCAGACTTCAAACAATGTATCCAAAATTGGTGGAACTCCCTTGTTCAAGGTTCTGCTATGTTTAGAATCGCTAAAAAGTTGGAGATAATCAAAAGGAAGGCCAGAGCCTGGAGTAAATCTTCCTTTGGTGATATTTTCAAGAGAAATAAGGAGGTTGAAACCAATTTGGACCGCCTCCAAAGAACCATTGCGGAGGGGATAACCTCAATGGATATCCACAAAGAGGAGGAATGTTGGAGACAAAAATGGAAAGGAATCATGAGCCTTGAAGAAATCTACTAGAAGCAAAGATCCAGAATCCAATGGTTAACTGAGGGGGATATGAACACCTCCTTCTTTCACAGGTCCGCTtcaaagaacaaaaggagaaaaactATGCATTCCATTTTCAATAAAAGAAATGAAGAGTTGGTGGGGAATAGCAAGATTGGTCAATGGGCTTCTCTATACTTTGATAATGCTTACACTAATGATAGGGCGAGCGAACCTACTGAGGTTATTGATAagcttctcaatcttatccctcaagtCCTGAATGATGTTGACAATGAGTTGCTGATGAGCTATGTCTGAAGATGAAGTTAAAGAGGCAGTTTTTGCGATGGCTACCTTTAAGGCCCttggacctgatggcttccctccGGCTTTCTTTCAGGAGTTCTGGGAAACTATGAAGTATGACTTAATCAAAGCTACCAGGGACTTCATTCGCACTGGGAACCTTGTGAAGAAATTGAATAACACTTTCATTGTTTTGGTTCCCAAAGTTCCCGAACCAAAATTTATGACAGATTATCGCCCTATCAGCCTGTGCAATTCGGTCTACAAAATCTTCTCTAAAGTTGTTGTCAAAAGAATCAAACCCCTTCTTGATATATGTATTAGCCCCTCTCAAAGGGGTTTTGTTCCGGGCAGGCAGATTCTCAATGCGGTCATAACTACCCATGAGGTCATCCACTCCATGGAGAAGAGTCACAACCCAGGTTTGGCTCTTAAACTTGACATCtcaaaggcttatgataaagttaactAGAAGTTCTTGTATGTTGTTCTATCTAAGATGGGATTCCAGGGAAGATTCCTCAATGTTATCAAGGTGACAGTGGAAAGTGTTCACTACTCGGTGATTGTCAACAACACCCCTTGGGGATTCTTCAAGGCTGGGAAGGGATTAAGGTAGggggaccctctctcaccttatttatttatattggtggTAGAAGTTTTGAGTAGGAACTTCTCCCACTTAAACAGGAATAGACAAATCTCGGGGGTGAAAGCAGCTTCTACCCTTCCTTTGGTGGTTatgcagcaatttgttgatgacaccttcCTGTTTGGCCAGTTGTCTATTATAGAAGCAAAAGAATGGAAACACTTATTGGATGATTACGCCCTTGCCTTGGGACAACTTATCAATTATAATAAGagcaaaatttattttttcaatacaaATAGAAATCTGTAAGGTAAACTTATGCAAATCCTTGGATGTTGTGCTGCTAATATTCCCGATTGCTACTTGGGTCTTCCCCTCATAGTTAAGGAGGTCATTCCCCAATTATGGGAATCTATCTtagaaagaatgcaaaagaaacttgTTGGCTGGACTGGAAAAACCCTGATTAGTGCTAGTAAACTCCTGCTTTTGTCGCCCTCTCTTCAAGGTGTCCCGGTCTATTTTCTATCGCTATTCAAGATatccatgttggcaattgacactcattggattcattttgttgtcactgatggcaacaagatcaaatAGAAGgaaacaagacttgatggaagtcacaaaccagcACTAGGAGGCATACACCAAgagataccgacattggaagcattcaaggctacaccggcaccggcaccgacatcaatacttcaaggaagctgacatcaagaaagatttattttagtaaatcattttgtaattattgtcaaggccgacattgaatattctttgtaaatgcattgtaagccgacataaggcatatcatatgtaataggtatataagttagactgctaggtcaatttaaaaaagaaagagaaatggtgtagagatagacatatagcagaactgtgagatgccaaatatatgtatggaggtcatttttgtatgcgaacattgtatcatgcaatgatctatagatagctaggaaagcactcttggaggagaagtaataccagtaatagttcaatattgtgaaccggtacagagcagaaccagtgccaaaactctatttggcatagcaaatgcattcttgagttcattttcaataatttactttggtagaaagcttgtagtcagtgacgctctttagtgatgagcagtatgctctaggcagtatgccttcctgcaagtgtaggcccctgattatgtaatatcttttcatatggccaatgaattgatattgtgggtcacaaatcccaccgtggtttttcctcattgaggttttccatgtataaattttgtgtgttatggtgttcatttatgtggatggtgtatttgcttcttgttatatgcttatttgtttatcggtgcatacatgcatggtttagaaagttgaAAATTGTTGattccggcagaacactgattcacccccccctctcagtgttctcaaatcccaaaaattggtatcagagcacggtacctcggaagaagtttaacagcttgaggaagatcttgaaaccaaaatctttgaacatggttATGGAGAAACaaattgagatggctcttgagaattatgatgctgaaaggatgaagaacttgaaattgcgagaagaattgaattctacaaatgaattcattcttatctggcaagaaaggttatcatcttctcaagccaagaggaaagaacttttgcaacaaccagatgatgaggagaagaatgttcttaaggaacaatgtcagaaactaagtcaagcaaatatgctcattaagaatgaaatgcaagatctgaccatgagcttatcaaaagatattgaggacagaaagaagaaggaagatagtcttattttatctttgaagaacaaatttgatgaatgtggaagattgactcatgagaataatctgttgagaactgatttggcacactcccggaacaatgaacaagaacttgaaaggcaaataactactctgagagatgatctgactactgcaagcgaatataaagaaaattttaggatcaatgttgcacaattggatgacttactaaaaagacaaagacagattgatgattctagaggacttggatttgtacaaggtgaaagcttcggtacagctaatgaagatcagacaaccagtatgcagaactcatcagaacaaattaaactagtaaggcaatctaatgcttataaattcaatggtagatgctttgtttgcaataaaattgggcatatggctaaacaatgtagaaataaggcaaatcaaaactacaattctgttctcggtcaatgcacaaagtGCAAGAAATATGGTAATAAATCAgaagactgcagaatgaatgttaaatgtcatgcatgtggaaagtttggacattttgttaatcattgtaggtcaagaaatataATAATACCagatatatcaaagcaattcagaagaataatgttacatgttatgcatgcaacaaaataggtcatattgctaagtattgcagaagcaagactcaaccgactaataatgataaagacaatgagaaaggaaagcagaaggtagataaaatacaacaagatcacaccaagagattgttggaaaatgcaccctccaatgagaaattgtaggtgattgaaggtattatcattgatggcaaccttacaatcctatggcacaggCACTGGCAGCGGTAGCGGCAAAGATGAATactgacaccccagccgacaggattttattttgtattcaattgtaaaatattttggtaaagccgacaaggcgaattgtaataagactcatatataagtacaAGATCTTGTAGATAATTTATGTAAGTAAGCATGTATGGAATGTATTAggcagatgtgaatattaaggtagattgtggaataaggtttatggaagttgtatgagcctAAACTGATATTgtacctggcatagcagatgctgaaccgaagcagtacatgatattggatttgcataatccatttttgtaagtcagtgagacttcccttttgtatttaagcagtgagctttaggcagttggccttcttgcatgtgtaggcccctattgtaagtaatattcacttattggccagtgagcgaatattatgggtcacaaatcccaccgaggtttttcccacaccgagtttcctcattaacaatattgtgttatggtgtgctttctatattgtggttattgatcttatttactgcattatttctggtttaccggtacactgttttggaatgcaattcatttaataagtttagaaaatccattaaccagttagatactgattcaccccccccccctcctcagtatctttgggaatcctaacaattggtatcagagattggtcctctattttcaaaagcctaatagcttgaggaagattctgacaccggtacatatggaaaacttgagaaagcaattggaaacgactcttgcaaattatgatgcagaaaagtttaagaacatgaaacttgaagatgatctgaaggctgcacatgaaatcattcaaggacttcaagaaaatctcactattgctaggaaaaaaagaagagaacttcatgagaagatacagagtgatgatgatgaaaaagaaactcttaatgatattgtAATCAAGATGAAGTAGGAAcacatggccttgaggaatgagatgcaagatatgactatgaggttttgtaaagacactgaagaccgaaagaagaatgaagatgacttgactagcataatcaatgatgctggaaatgaaaatctaagattcagtcatgaaaatgatatgttgaagacagatataattcacttggagcatgataaaactgaactcatgagacaaaaagatttcttagaaaatgagttggctattgcaaatcaatacaaggagaaattcaagaaaagttcagaagaacttgatgacatgttgaaaaatcaaaaacctaatggagatactaatggtctcagctttgaagttggtgaaagctctggtactgcaaacaatcatgatcacagtaaaccggtaagacaacctaatgcctacaaattcaatagaaaatgctttaactataacaagtatggtcataaagaaaatcagtgtagatctagaaattatcagaacaccaatgcacccaccggtcaatgttctaaatgcaacaaagttggtcataattcaaaaaattgcaaaatgaatgtaagatgtt includes:
- the LOC131067930 gene encoding uncharacterized protein LOC131067930; protein product: MAINSGDISKRQEMKLRSWNLRGLNSPEKNYSLKQCIATNKVDIILIQEVKMTYQNFATLVDSIWLGSDFSYSKVEGASGGITTLWNKSKLDGHDVGLSHSFLTTRFTMNNFSSYFFNICTPNTRYGQALVWEEITTFMTNNRETMFMLAGDFNTPLFPFEKLGGLTDYSDSMLDFANFIRNNEIFDLDLQGNPFTWSNNRKGSNLIQVRLDRFLISAKWDLGNNSSLLCLPHTISDHSPILLSWVDKPILGPIPFRYEIMWHSHPDFKQCIQNWWNSLVQGSAMFRIAKKLEIIKRKARAWSKSSFGDIFKRNKEVETNLDRLQRTIAEGITSMDIHKEEECWRQKWKGIMSLEEIY